In the genome of Entelurus aequoreus isolate RoL-2023_Sb linkage group LG08, RoL_Eaeq_v1.1, whole genome shotgun sequence, one region contains:
- the LOC133655241 gene encoding uncharacterized protein LOC133655241, protein MKACSLFRRKGYTSLDRVVDFIHQQLQTSGQLCGYRWMYTKCKEDGLHVKKEEVRLILKELDPRGVELRGRRRLHRRNYFAKGPNYIWHFDSYDKLKPFGICINGCIDGFSRKIIWMNAFTTSSDPTVIGGYYMEAVKKFGGCPRIVRGDRGTENVKVRDFQRFLRRNIHDGSGIDSYIEGASTANQRIESWWGFLRRESMEFYISMFTDLKDRGLFGGTYLDRGLIQFCFMSFIQDELDETINVWDAHVIRPSKNDRVPSGRPRIMYMFPELYTTCDCISPVERADVQLCQSNCTFRPAVPCDTDIYNICNILMAESRLHLPADAYQALDLYLHLRNEITSAL, encoded by the exons atgaaggcatgtagtcTGTTTCGGCGCAAAGGATACACCTCTTTGGATCGCGTGGTAGATTTCATTCACCAGCAGTTACAAACAAGTGGCCAGCTGTGTGGATATAGGTGGATGTACACTAAATGCAAGGAGGATGGATTACACGTCAAGAAAGAAGAGGTGCGCTTAATTCTTAAAGAACTTGACCCAAGGGGCGTTGAACTCAGAGGAAGGAGACGGCTCCATCGTCGAAACTATTTCGCAAAAGGGCCCAATTATATTTGGCACTTTGACTCTTATGACAAACTGAAACCATTTGGTATCTGTATAAACGGCTGTATTGACGGATTTTCCCGGAAAATTATCTGGATGAATGCATTTACGACCAGCAGTGACCCAACAGTCATTGGAGGCTACTATATGGAGGCAGTGAAGAAATTTGGTGGTTGTCCGAGGATTGTCAGGGGCGATCGGGGCACTGAAAATGTTAAAGTCAGAGACTTTCAGCGTTTTCTCCGTCGCAACATTCATGACGGCTCTGGTATTGACAGCTACATCGAAGGGGCAAGCACAGCAAATCAGCGCATAGAGAGTTGGTGGGGTTTCCTCAGAAGAGAATCAATGGAATTCTACATCTCTATGTTCACTGACCTGAAGGACCGTGGTTTGTTCGGTGGTACATACTTGGACCGAGGTCTAATTCAGTTCTGCTTTATGAGCTTCATTCAG GATGAATTAGACGAGACCATCAATGTGTGGGATGCACATGTCATCAGACCATCAAAGAATGACAGGGTGCCCAGTGGTCGCCCCCGAATCATGTACATGTTCCCAGAACTCTACACAACTTGTGATTGCATTTCCCCAGTGGAGAGAGCTGATGTACAGTTGTGTCAGAGTAACTGCACATTTCGACCAGCAGTGCCATGTGACACAGACATCTACAACATCTGCAACATTCTGATGGCAGAGTCACGGCTGCATCTTCCAGCTGATGCTTATCAAGCATTGGATCTGTACCTGCACCTGAGGAATGAGATAACATCTGCTCTCTAA